AGGTCTTCATATGCGCTATATCTCGCCGTGTCCAAGATGCCGGTAGCCAGTTCAGATGCATCAATTGTTTTATCAAGGGAATGCCTCGCTGTATCGGCAAATTGCGATATTGCAGATCTGAAAGAGAATATGGTGCTTGCCAGACTTGTTCGTGGTGTCATTTCAGGGTCAAGTCCGACTGTTATACCAAGCCAGAGTGAATCATATTTGGCAAGAGAATCAGGGAGAGGATTTGTTGAGCCCAAGAGATGGCTAAATAGTCCATTCTTAGTTTGAATTGGGACATATCCGAGTGTCGTCCACAGTTGATACCCACCGACTGACATATCATAAATAGAAAATTTGAATGAATAAACATTGTCTGGAAGAGGATTGCCAATATTGTCAGTCAGGCGCCCCTGGTAGCTCATTATCTGAGGAACACCTGCGAATGCAGACAATTCAATGAATATCAATATCAATAAATTCGCCATCATCAATGACAATCGCTTGTTCATATTATCCTCTCTAATTTTGATTCATATTTTCTTGGTAATTATCGCCTTTAATTTATTTGAGTTGTGGGCATTGAGGTATCGGCCCGCCTTTGTATAAGTAATTTATCAAGTAAGTTATGTCCGATATATTGATTGGACCGTCTCCCCTAGCATCCGCCTTGGAAAAACAAGGGGGGTGCGGCCCATCTTTATACAGATAATTTATTAGAAATGTAATGTCGTGAATATTGATAAGGCCATTATCATTGGCATCGCCTGGCTTGTTACAACATGAATAGATATATGCCCAGAATCCGTTATGAACATCATTCGTGCTGCTTTGAATTGAGTTTACTACTGGCTGCCCTATGGTTGCATCTATGGCGAAATTTGCTGATTTGCATTCAGTAATACCAGTTCCGATTACTTGCCAAGTGACATTACCTTGGCTGAGAAGACTATTATTCTTGCTTGATATTTCCAGATTAGAATTGGCATCATTTATTGACACTTGAATCGTTGGCTGGTCTGCGGGAACATGAATGGTGGCCGCAAAAGCATTACTCGCGCTCAGAAACAAAAGCGCGAGCACAATCCAAATAAATGATATCTTGCCCATATTAATCCCTCGTAAGAGAAATTGCAGGTAAATATTAACCTGTAATTAATATAACCCCAACCGCGCACAACGCAAGCAATTTCTGCCGGATAGAAGAGTAAAGTGATTGGGTTTGGCAATCACTCTCCTAGTGTTCCGGCGCTCTATTAGGTAGGTCAGGAGCTTTACGCTCCTGACAATACTGTGTCAGGTCTGCAAGAGACCTGACCTACGAATCCTCAGAAAGCTGTCAGGTCACCATTCCCCGCCGCGGCGGGGAATTAAGGACATAACGGAACAAGCAGTATT
This is a stretch of genomic DNA from Candidatus Zixiibacteriota bacterium. It encodes these proteins:
- a CDS encoding dockerin type I repeat-containing protein encodes the protein MGKISFIWIVLALLFLSASNAFAATIHVPADQPTIQVSINDANSNLEISSKNNSLLSQGNVTWQVIGTGITECKSANFAIDATIGQPVVNSIQSSTNDVHNGFWAYIYSCCNKPGDANDNGLINIHDITFLINYLYKDGPHPPCFSKADARGDGPINISDITYLINYLYKGGPIPQCPQLK